The window TTGCCTCTTCCTGGCACCTGTATTTTTgtgtgtaatttctttttttttgaatttttaatattttttattttttagttctcagcagacacaacatctttgttggtatgtggtgctgaggatcgaacccaggccgcacacatgccaggcgagcgcgctaccgcttgagccacatccccagcccctgtgtgtaATTTCTAATACACATACTTTCTaacttttcatatataaaaaaatctatcaagATGATAATTTGTATGGAGAcagtggggtttttgttttgtgtgccAGAAGTAATTACAGTGTTAGGCAGATGATAGGTACACTTTCAGGCTCTTCCAGCCTCCATGCCCGCCCCCCTTGTTGCCTACACTCAAGATCCAAAGGCCACCAGTAAGAAGgaatttgctttttgtttcagGATCCACAGCTCTAGTAGTGTTTTACCAGGAGGGATGGAGACACACATTCCCTGCTGGGAACAGGTTCAAGGGGGAAAGGGAAACCAGCAAAGTCCAGAAACCTGGTCCTGCTGGCCAAAGAAACCACTTCTTTTGAGAGAATCAGCTCAATTTTTTaatagtaccagggattgaacctgggggcacttaaccactgagctgcatgccCAGCCTTGTTGCTctgttgtacatggacacaatacttttattttgtttagttgtgtgtggtgctaaggattaaacccaaagcctcacacatgctgagcaagagttctaccactgagctgcaaccccagccaaCCCGCCCCcacagccttttaaaatattttatttagatacaagagtcttgaatttatgatcctcctgcgccactgggattacaggtacgcaCTGTTCTGGAAAGTTGTGGCTGCATTTTTCTTCTCAGTGTATAGAAAGGCCTGTAGGCCCAGATAGGGCCCCTGTTTGATGGATTTAGCTCCCTTTAATTCCTGATGGAAATGCTTTACTAAGACCCAGGCACCACATCTTACTGACATATCTCCTAGTGCCTATACTGTGGAGCCAATGCTCAACGACTATATATAATGAACCGTCTAAGTAGCCTGTGTCTTCTCCCTGGAACTCTGGGTGTTTGGGTTTTCCTCCCTTGACTaggacttccagttttccaacCTGGCATGAACTCCCAGTTAGAACAAAGGGAAAGCCGGTGGGAGTGCTGAAGGGAGAAGACCTAAGAAGCACCTGTCCAGGTAAGTGAGCAAACACCAACCAGTTAAGTCTTAGAGCCAGAGGACCTCAGAAACATACATTAATAGGTCAATCCTGCAAAGTATtatgcccatttcacagatgagcatTTTCTAGGTTAACTCTCTGGAAGGGTACACCTCCTTGTTGGTGGGGAACAGAAGTCATCTTTGTTGGCCTGGCATGGTGCATCTTGAGGTGCACCTTCAGCCACTGTGGTACATGAGACAGCCCGTTGTGCTGCACCTTTACCAACCTTCTAGCATTAACCATCTTTAGAAATCCAGCAGACTtagtaaggttaaaaaaaaaaatcttactcagCATTGGtcagttttttaaagtaaattaagtcTAGTAAGcagatttgtggctcagtggtaagcacttgcctagcatgtgtgagacactgggttcaatccttagcaccacataaaaataaaggtctaacaaaataaaaatatttttaaaaaaagaattttgagaacCAGAAGATCACATGAGACAGTCAAGAGGAGCCTCAGAAATGGGAGACGCACATGTGGGGCAGGAGTGGGGGTCCACTTTTGCAGTTTAGGAAGTAAAACATACTGGGCAAAATAAGGGTCTGAGGAACTATTTATGCAATAGCCTGGCCAGACTCCTTCAGCCTATTGGATTTGTTCCACTAAGAGAATACAGGATACCTGCTTTTCTAATTTCAGACTGGGAAACTGTCCCTGAACTGCCAGGGCAAGCCCATTCTGAAGAGTCATGCCAAGGCATATGTGAGCAGAGGAAGAGCTTCAGTCTAAGACCAGTCCTGTCTCCACAACACAGAGTTCCTGCAGGAGTGAGGCCTTGCAAACCTGAAACCTGTTCTAAGAGCtttcagaattcagaaaaaaTTCAGCCTCAGAGAGTAAAGCCATTCACATGTCAtgagtgtggcaaagccttcagctactgttcttccctttctcaGCATCAAAAGAGccacactggggagaagccctacgaGTGCAGggagtgtgggaaggccttcagcCAGAGCTCCTCACTTATTCAGCACCAGAGGATTCACACTGGAGAAAGACCCTACAAATGCACTGAATGTGGGCGAGCCTTCAGCCAGAATGCAAACCTCACCAAACACCAGCGCACTCACACAGGAGAAAAGCCCTACAAGTGTAGTAAGTGTGAGAAAGCCTTCAGCGACTGTTCAGCCCTTGTTCAGCatcagcgaatccacactggagagaaaccctacgaATGCAGTGACTGTGGAAAGGCCTTCCGCCACAGTGCAAACCTCACCAATCACCAGAGGACTCACACTGGGGAGAGGCCCTATGAGTGCAGTGAGTGTGGAAAGGCCTTCAGCTACTGTGCAGCTTTTATTCAGCACCAGGATTCACACAGGGGAGAAGCCTTACAAGTGTGCTGTATGTGGGAAGTCCTTCAGCCAGAGTGCAAACCTCACCAACCACTAGAggatccacactggagagaaaccctacaagTGCAATGAGTGCGGAAAGGCCTTTAGCCAAAGTACAAATCTCATAATCCACCAAAAGacccacactggagagaaaccatataaATGCAATCAGTGTGGGAAACTCTTCAGTGAGAGCTCAGCCCTTATTCGACATCACATAATTCACACCGGAGAAAAACCATATGAGTGTAGTAAGTGTGGAAAAGCATTTAACCAGAGTTCATCCCTTAGTCAACATCAGAGAATTCACAGTGGTGTAAAGCCCTATGAATGCAGTGTGTGTAGGAAGGCCTTCAGGTGTAGCTCAGCTTTTGTCAGACACCAGAGACTCCATGTTGCAGAGTAACCAGGAGCAATGGTCAAGGGAACCCCAGATGCTCCAACTCAGCATCCAAGTCAGGTGCATAGGTGAGCTCAGATAAATACTGTCAATTAAAGCATCTGGAGACACCGTGCACTTTAATCTGTAGCCTGGAGACACATACAGAAACACCCTGAATATTCTTACGTGTTGTAAGTAAAAGCTTAAGCTCAAGAGCTTGCTAACATTTTCAGTCTTTAGTAAGCATCAAGAATCTAAAGCACTCACAGCCTGGTGGCactcgcctataatcccagtagctcaggaggatcctgaggttaaagccaacctcagcaacagtgaggcactcaACAACTCTGCCAGACCctatatcaaaaatataaatagggcttagtatgtggctcactggttgagtacatttgagttcattccccagcacccaaaataaAACACCCATTAGTCCAAATTGTTTCAGGCAATTTGATTGGCAAAATGAACAAATCACTGAAAAACTTGTTTTCTTCTATCAAAGTCAGTATTTTTGGAAATGCTCATTTCTTCTGGAAATAGAATGGCTGCAAAAGAACCAAGAAATAGTGGCCAGATACCAAGACCTATCCAGTTTAGGGTAGCAAATGTGGATGAGGAAAGGGATTCTAGAGTCAACCATCCAGTACCAGACAGGGAGAATTACTTCCTAATGCTGAAAGATAGGCCCAGAATCCACCTATGAATGGTTGCAGAGCTTGTCACTGGGGAAGAGGAAGCAGCCATGATATCCTTCTGGTGAACTCCCACACATAAAGGCATATCCCACTCTACGGGGACCAGAACAGGAAGGGGCCAATCAAGGATCTGAGCACTCATCTGGAGGTCAATCATGAGCTGCAATAAGGCTCATTATTGACAGAACTGTTCCCTTTAGGAGATGCAGACTTTCATACCAACTTTTCTCCCTTGCACTCTGACTTGGGTCCTAACAACCTTGACAATGTCATCCTCAGACCCCAACTATTCTGCGCTTGGTTTTTGGTGAGCCAAGCATGACTTCTCATTACCAGCCTGCTGTCAGACTGCACAACTCAGGGGCTTCAGCTTGTTTCTCAGGGGGCATGGTACACATGTGCTGCCTTCTAGGCCATTAGAATGCTGCTTTACCTCAAAGTCCAGGCAGTCCTTTCCACTGGAGGCAGTTATCCAAGATAGGGTAAAATGAcccatagaaaaaaatcaagtcctCGAAGCAATTATTTCCAAACCTCATTTGTTGGTGTCTAGAAAAAGCTGCCTAGCTGCAGTTTGTCCCAGTGTCAAGTGTTAGGTTAAGGGGATGATAGGCGCTCATTCAAGGATGCAGCCCACTGGGTTGTCAGATGatcctttattaaaatattctcccaTTTACTTAACTGTGGAAAAGAAATTTTCCCATGTACTTCTTAACTCTGTGGGAAAGAAAATAGTAGCTCTATCAGTCAAAGGGGAGTTAAAAGACCCTCCCTTAGCCCTATACTAATACCTTCATGAACACATTAGCCGCTCCCCCTCCAGCTTTCACCCCTCTATTATAACCAAGTGAAATGGATGCAGAAATCACTTACAGCTGGACACTCCACTGCACCACTATTGATGTCATCTATGATGTCATGAGGGTGACGGCCATCAACATTACAACCCACAGACTGGGCAGTCCCCAGAATCTCCTTAATGGTTCCTACAAttaggaaaaatgtatttggctATGTGTACAACTCAGTAGTAGAGATCTTGCCTAGAACGcaggaggccctgtgttcaatccccactacaacAAAACAGGAAAACCCCAACCCATTTGTATAGTACAAGACTTGCAACTTCATAAACCTTAAATATGGAGTCTCTACTGGATCTCTAAATGCTCAGCTCAGGACCTAAGCAGTTCTTTCATCCCCAGAAAACACCATACCCCAACCTTGAAACTCATCAACTTCAGTAGCCCTTATGTACAACACCTATAACACCTTAATCAGTACTCATTTAGGCTGCCCATATACTACAATTTGAACAGAGATTAATTAGCATAGCCTTTTCACAAAAATGACATGCAGATTTGTGAAACATTCCAAATTTAAGGGAGAGGAATGCAGTGTTCACCTGTTGCTCAACAGACTTCCTTCAATACACAAAACCTTAAATTGAGCAAAGCTATCATTAAAAGATATTTGTTGTAAATTTTTATAGGTGTCCTAAATGCAGGATGGCAGAACATGAGTTAAGTGCCCTCAAAGTGGCAAGAATGCTAATCACTCactgaaaacattcaaatttatGAGATACATGTTGTCTTGCTCTTACCAGAAAGTTCTCTAGCTAAAGATCGGTGACGCATCTGTCGGGCAATGTTGACAATTTCATCAAAAGTGATATTTCCACTGTGTTTAActgcaggaaggaaaaaaaaaactttgtcacAGTCTGAGGCCAAAGGGGACTGCATGTCCTCCTCCACTATTTGCAGGCTGTTCCCATGCTTTCGGCACAGAGTCATCCACATGAAGAATAACCCTGTTTCCTTGGCTGGGGTTTACTGTCAGCTCACCACTGGACTGCACCAGCCCACAAACTGGTCAGGTGCAGTGGCGGGTGGCTAAAGACAAAACCAAGTCTTCACCAATCTGCCATCGACAGACTTCCTGTTAAGGGATTAAAAGCCTAGCTAAAATCATTGGTTAAGTGTCCAGTGCATCAGCCAGCCACATGTTCTCAGCTGCCTAAACTCAAGGGACCTTCCCCAATGGGGAAAGCAAATCTAGTACTTTTTGGTACTGCCTGGCTCTCACAATACTGACCAAATCATCAATCCCCACGCCAACCCTggcttcattaaagaaaaaaacattatgtATATAACACAAAAACTGCAAACTAATGTATAGCCAACttactgtttttctgtttctttctgtctcttggtGGCTCCTTGAGGGCTTTTATGAtcagggcagaggcagaaggTACCACTTCAATCTGCAGAAGAGATTCTTGATGTAAACAAACCCTACCCCACCTCCAAAGAGTACTACCATTGTATGACAACCAACATTGCCCTCAAGAGACCATGGGCCAGACACTAGGTTCCTGTACATATGTAAGTTATACATGTATTATTCATATGTATTAAAACACATTCCTGTGTAGGAAATGTTATGTGATTTACCCAGTGTCACATAGGTTGAATCTGGGCCCAAAGTCTTTCTTTGCCTTATTGTCCATGCTTTTGACAAAGTCTTCCCACAAGGACCAAATTGTTTAGTTCACCAATGGTGAAACCCTCCTATCCAGGATTCCGGGGGGTTGTTACCTCTACCCTCCTTCAAACCAAGCACAAGAAGTAAATACCTGGGCTTGTCTGTTCTGAATAGTCAGTTTCACTGTAATCCTCAGACCCTTCCAATCACCAGTTGCTTTGGCAATGTCATCACCAACCTTTTTGGGAGACtgtagaaataaaagtatataatcAAACTGTGCTCAAAGCTGAACCACAGCCCTAAAACCTGCCCAGTACTACTCACCTGCCAACACCAAAGTTTCCACATCTAGGGacccattttctttttggtactggggatttaaaccTGGGGCGCTTTACTGTCAATTATgcctcccagtcctttttgagacagggactcgctaaattgctgaggctggtctcaaacttgagatcctcctgcctcaggctccagagtagcttgtgattacaggcctgtgccatcatgGCTGGCTACTAAGTAGCTTTAATTAATACTAGGTTCCAATGCCTGGCCATGATGAGGGCGAGGATCACTGAATTCGCTACTTAATTGGCCTAAATGGGATGGTTGTCCCATAAGTGCCGGCTAATCAAAGAGCCAAGAAAGTTTAACAAGACACTAGTTAAAATGAAGGTGGAAAAGTGTTTGGTGCAAGGGATCTGTCTGAGAAATAGAGACCTAATAATATTCAGAAATAGGTCAATTCAACACAAGCAAAGtataaaagggggggggggcgaggtACAGCTCAGtcgggagagtgcttgccttacatgcataagccctggattcaatccccagcaccacacacaaaaaataggtACATTAAGTCATGGTAACAAGGTTGAGTTGGAAATACAGCCCACTGTGTTCATCAAGACCACCCACACAATACTTACGTTCCCCTAACCACACTGCCCTGTCACTAAACCCTGGCTCCTAGCTCCCATCCCTCACAAACACCAAAGGCAGCAGCTGAGACACGTGGAATGTCACAATTTCAAGGTACGGGTCCCATTTTTCACACATGACCTTTCTACAGGAGCTAGTTCCAGTTCAACAGCTCAGGTCTAGTCCTGTTTGCACAAACCAGGGCTTGCTCTGTCCCTCGCGGGGATGACTTACCAGACCCAGGGGGCCGATCTTGGGGGCCAGGGCAGACGTAGCGCCGACCTCGCCGCCGGTGCACCTCAGGTACACTGGGAGAAAGAAGAATTAGCGCCTCTGCGGAGCGGGCCCGAGGAAGAGCCCTCACCCTGTCTTTGCTGGCAGCACCACGATCCTGAGCGCAGGCAAGGCAGGCACCCCTCCTCCCTCGGGCGTGGACAGCGCCGAGCCCCCTCCGCTGACGCTACCGGCGGGGGGGCAGACCGCCCGGGGGCCAGCCTTACCCTAAGACATGCGGGCTGCAAGGCCGCCAAAGGTCGTCAGCTCCTCCCTCCCATCTACACGTGGGGCAGCTGAGGCCCAGACCCGGAGAGAGACCCGTCAGGGCCGCACAGCGCCAGAAGGCCTGAGACCAGCATGGGAAAGGCACGCGGCGCGCAGGGCCGAGGGGAGGCGCCTTCGCAGCCCCGGCCGCAGCTAGGGCACGCACCGACTTTGATTTCATTGGGGTCGAACTTGGGCGGCATGGTGGAGGCGGCTGGTGTCGGATGAACCCGGATTCGGGACGACCGAAGAGAGTTGCACCTTAACCTCCTCCGAGCCGAAAGGCCGGAAATGCTGCTGCCACGCCGGATATAGGCAGGAAAACGCGGCTCTCGCGAGAACTTACGGTTCCGCCCAGTCTCTGAGTGACGCCCTTGCCGCCTTGTTGCTTGTGGGCAGGTGCTTAAGACTGACGGCTGGAGGGCCGGGTACCCGCGGTGAGCTGGGCTAGGGATTCGGAAAGGGGGTTCGGGCCACTTAGCCCAGGGTGTCAGAGAAGAGAGGGCTGTTCCTGAGATCTTGGGTCCTGCCGCTCCCATGTTTCCCTGTCATGAGGGTCACTCCTGGGTCCCTGTCACCCAATCCCAGAGTCCCGCCTCTCCCGTGAGGTGTTCTCACCCCCATTCCCGGACCCCAGTACCACGGCGATCCCAGACCCTTTCTAGCCCCTTCATAGTGTTTGCATTTTAGTAATCCAATCTATTCGGGTCTAAATCCAGTCTGACTCTTTCTGAGACTCTGCGGTTCCCAGAGTCTCAGACTTCGTCATCCTAGTCTGCATGACTTTCTGAGGTTCTGAGTTTCGGTCCCCAGTTCCTGTGTTTGCAGAAAACCACCAGCTCTGTGCTGGGTGGTCTGCGACCCCGCGTCCACGACCAAGCCTTTTGAGTGATCCGCCTGCCTTTGGGTCCTCCCAAGGGACCTTTGGGGATTTCTCCATCCACAAAGCCAGGTTAGCCAGTCCCAGTCCAGCCAGGGAAGGATGGGTGTGGTTCTCCCCATCTGGACCGGACTTCGGGGAGGATAGACATCAGAAGCAGATTGAAAGGAGCTGATTTGGGATGGATTGGGGAGCCATATGGCATTGGGAAGGAGGTCAGGAGTGCTGGACATCCTCTAGAGGGTGAGGGGTAGCCGGTCATCAGGGAGCAAAAGAGTAAGTGCTGGTTATTTGGGAGGATTGGAGAAGGGCTGTTTTTAGATCATTTCTCATTTCTACAGGCAGGTGGGTGACAAGAGGGCTCTGAGCTGGCTCTGCAGGCCTGGCAGAGCCACTTCTGACAGCCCACGCCCAGGGATGGACCGGTTGTGTCTTCTTTGGTTGCACTGTTTCCCTTCTTCCTAGCTCTTGTAGTAGTCCCTTATTCAGTGTCACCCATACAGTGCTTTGTAGAGTCCACTTAGGGAGCGATTATACTGCCGGGTACTGTGCTGTGGGCATCACATACATTAATCATTGGGTCCTCACAGCCCCCCCCCCATGTTAATAACATTATTACTCATACTTTACACATGAGGACACTGAGATTCCGAGAGGTGAACCAAATTGACACAGTTGGTGGGTGGTTTGATCTTGGACTCAAACCCAGAAATATTTCATCTCAAAGGCCATGATGTGAACCATCCAGTTCCCTGGCCGATTGTTTCCTAGGCCTTGCTGTCACTTTTCCAACATTGATAATCGCAGATAGGAGCAGGTTTCAAGGCTGGGTTTGCTGCAGTCAGGCTGAATAACCAGATCACTGCACTTAGTGAGCATTGGTTTCCACACCATAAACAGTGCTGGGATGAGTCTCAAATAGAACAAGTGTCACAACCATGAAGGTGGTAAGGTGCGTGAggattgttggattttttttttggtgtgtttttttttttttttaactttttgttactGAGAGGATTGAACcctagaggtgctctaccactgagatacattcccagccctttttagttttttattttgagacagagtcttgctgagttgtccaagctggccttgaacttgtaattctcctacctcagactcctgagttgctgggaatacaggtgtgtgccaccatgcccagctctgaggATTGCTTTTTAACTTTTACTTAACTCACAGATCTCTTTGGTGATGATGTAGTTGAGCTCCCCAAGTCATGGCTGATTTAGTTGGGTGTTGCTGATGCTACTCTGAGGCCTAGAGGAACCTGAGGAAACTCCCCTAAggcagaagggagaggggatCCAGAATGGAGAAGGACCAACATCTCACAGTGGGTCAGTGGCAAACGGAGGCCTGAACCCAGGTGACCTGGCCTGCCTTTGTGCTCTTTTCACCCCATCCTGCTCCTTATTTTTT is drawn from Urocitellus parryii isolate mUroPar1 chromosome 4, mUroPar1.hap1, whole genome shotgun sequence and contains these coding sequences:
- the Znf79 gene encoding LOW QUALITY PROTEIN: zinc finger protein 79 (The sequence of the model RefSeq protein was modified relative to this genomic sequence to represent the inferred CDS: inserted 2 bases in 1 codon; substituted 1 base at 1 genomic stop codon), translated to MLHFPQRKEQERTEWLLGPRTSSFPTWHELPVRTKGKPVGVLKGEDLRSTCPDWETVPELPGQAHSEESCQGICEQRKSFSLRPVLSPQHRVPAGVRPCKPETCSKSFQNSEKIQPQRVKPFTCHECGKAFSYCSSLSQHQKSHTGEKPYECRECGKAFSQSSSLIQHQRIHTGERPYKCTECGRAFSQNANLTKHQRTHTGEKPYKCSKCEKAFSDCSALVQHQRIHTGEKPYECSDCGKAFRHSANLTNHQRTHTGERPYECSECGKAFSYCAAFIQHXRIHTGEKPYKCAVCGKSFSQSANLTNHXRIHTGEKPYKCNECGKAFSQSTNLIIHQKTHTGEKPYKCNQCGKLFSESSALIRHHIIHTGEKPYECSKCGKAFNQSSSLSQHQRIHSGVKPYECSVCRKAFRCSSAFVRHQRLHVAE
- the Rpl12 gene encoding large ribosomal subunit protein uL11, producing the protein MPPKFDPNEIKVVYLRCTGGEVGATSALAPKIGPLGLSPKKVGDDIAKATGDWKGLRITVKLTIQNRQAQIEVVPSASALIIKALKEPPRDRKKQKNIKHSGNITFDEIVNIARQMRHRSLARELSGTIKEILGTAQSVGCNVDGRHPHDIIDDINSGAVECPAS